Sequence from the uncultured Flavobacterium sp. genome:
TGCTTTTAATAATGTTTTTATTTAGGAGGAAGTGACCCGTCTTTTCTCATTTCTTTTACAACTGTTTGCATAATTGCATCAACAGTTTGACCTAAATCAGTAACGTAATCTGATTTTGTAGTTCCTGTCCAGATTAGTTTATTTTCTTTTAATGAAAAAATATTTGTTTCGACCATATACGAAGTTGTTTCCTGATAATATCCCGGATCGTAGAAGTTAGGAGAGTACATTCCGTACCAATTTCCAAAACCATAGCCATACATTCCGGTGTACATTCCGTCAAATCCACCATAATACATTCCGGTATAAGTTCCGGGAACATAAGTAGTTTCTTTGTCAGCACTTACTAATCGCATTGTAATTACTCCGTCAAAATTCTCGTCTTGTAAGATTTTTAATTTTTGTTCTTTGGTAAGATCTTTGACTGTTTCGTTTAGGTATTGATAAGAAGTTTTGAAAATTGGATTACTTGCTGCAATTCTATTCTCTGCAACTCTTCTTGAAGCTTCATCTTTTACCAAAACAACAACCAATACTTTTTTGAAATTCTCTTGAGCAACAGTTATTTTAGGATCTCTCCAACTATTGACGATAGAAGTATTGCTACCACAACTTGAAAGTGCAAAAACAGTAATCAATAAAAATAAGTACTTCTTCATATTACATTTTTTTAGAATTATTGTAGTAAAAATACGTATAAAATGATAAAGAATACTAGTTCTGGTAAAAATAACTTTTAGTTATAAGCTTTTTTTATTCGATCTAAATCACGTTTAGTGTCCTGTTCTTTAAGAGATTCACGTTTGTCGTAATTTTTCTTTCCTTTACAAAGACCAATTTGCAATTTTGCCAATCCTTTTTCATTCGTAAACAATTTTAAAGGAACTATTGTAAGTCCTTTTGCTTGTACATTTTTATGAAGCGTTTTTAGTTCTTTTTTATTCAAAAGTAATTTTCTCTCGCTTCTGGATTTATGGTTAAATTGATTTCCAAAAGAATATTCTTCTATATAGGTATTTATAGCAAAAAGTTCGAGATTACTAAATTCGCAGAAACTTTCGGTAATATTAGCTTTTCCTAAGCGTATTGATTTAATTTCAGTTCCGGATAAAACAATTCCGGCAGTATAAGTGTCGATTATCTCATAATCAAATCGAGCTCTTTTATTAAGTATATTGACTGTTTTTAACATAAGTACAAATGTAAACAAAATTGGAAAACTTTGATATGTCTAAAGATAATTAAAGATTTAATTGATTTAGATTTCAATTTACTAGTTTTGTAAAAAATAAAGAGCGTACTTTTTTAAAGCACGCTCTTTTTATTATTATTATTATTATTATTTAAAAAGTATAAAATGCAGAATCAATCTAAAGATCCTTTACACGGAATTACACTTCAAAAAATTTTAGAATCATTAGTTGATCATTACGGCTTTGACACATTAGGAGAATTAATTCCTGTAAAATGCTTCTTGTCAAATCCTAGTATTAAATCAAGTTTAACTTTCTTAAGAAAAACAGATTGGGCTCGTAAAAAAGTAGAAGATTTATATGTAAAATCACTACCTAAGTTTACGAAATAATTACAATTTATAAGAAATCATAACACCGCCACGGTACGGAAGCCATTCGCCACTTTTGTTCCAGTTTGGAGCTTTTTCATATCTTCCAGGAGTTCCATCATTATAATAACCGTGGTAAAAACCTTGATGCCATCCACCACCTGCAAAAATATCTAATATAAATTTATCGCTTAATTTGATATTGTATCCAATAGTTGCACCTAATCTATAACCAAAACCTTGTTCGTATAAATTGGTATCCCAGTAATTCCATTTTTGTAATTGATAAATATCCGGACCAGCGTGAGCACCTACGTAAAATCCATTATATTTTTCTTTAAAATGGTAACGAACTTCCGCAGTGAACGTATAAAATTCCATTGGATTATGTCCATTAAAGGATTTCCAAAAAGAAGCCATTACGTCAAAACTAAAAGTAGTTTTCTCTCCAATACTAGTTTCTACACCAACATTTGGAATACCTACTAAAGCTGTTGCTGCATTAAATTTAATAAAAGTTTGACTTTGTGATTGTATTGTAAAGAAAAGAACAAGAAGTATTAATAATTTTTTCATAAGATATTTTATAAACAAATGCGGATTGCATTAATTATTTCGGGTGCAAATATAACGCATAAGAATACTTACTATTGCTTGTTGTTCTCTTTTTTAATGAAGTTTTTTCTGTAAAAAACGGTTGTTGAAATTACTTTTCTAATAATGAGTAAATTACCTTATCGTAAAAACGACCTTCATAAAAGTCAGATTCTTTAAAATGAGCTTCTTTTACAAAACCGCATTTTTGCAGTACTTTTTCAGAGGCAAAATTCTCAGGATCAATAACAGCTTCTATCGAATGTAATTTTAAATCTTCAAAACCAAATTTAATTAATCGGTTTACAGCTTCAGGAATTATTCCTTTTCCGTGAAATTCAGGTAACAAAATATATCCAATTTCAGCACGATAATTTTCAGGTTGCATTCTGTAATAGCCAATTATGCCAAGTAGTTTAGGACTGTCTTTTAGTGTAATTGCCCAATTGATCCCAACATTTGTATTTATTTTACCTTCAATCTCTGCAATAAGTACAAGAGCATCTTCAGCACTTTTCAATAAAGGCCTTGGGATGAATTTCATTGTTTCGGGATTCGAACGCAATATGAAAATATCATGTGCATCATCATTTGTAACCCTTCTTAATATTAAACGCTCCGTTTCTATAACCGGAAACGGATTAAAATTAAATTCTAGCATTTCTTTACTATTTATAATATTTGTAAACTAAATTTTGCTTGGAAAGTTTGATTGGCATCCAAAACTAAAATTCCTTCTTTTTCAAATAAATCGCCAGAGTTTTCAGCAGTGTCTGAATATCCAAGCCAAGGCTCAATACATATAAATGGAGCATTTTCTTTGGTCCAGATTCCTAAACTAGGAAAATCTTCAAAAGCAACCTTTATATAAGGTTTTGAGTTTTCAAGAATTGTAAGCGAATTTGACTTTAATGTTTTGAAAATCAACGCATCGTTCTCAAATAATTTATAATTTAAAGGAACTAAACTATTGGTGCTTTCTAAAATTTCTGTTTTATTTGAGATTAAATCATTCTCTAAAATATAATATTTCAAAACTTCATTTTTTTCAAAATCAAGAGTATAATTTTCAAAAGCTTCAGGTAATGCTATTGCAGGGTGAGCTCCTATAGAAAAAGGCATTTTAGATTCCCCTTCATTAATTACTTTGTATTCAATATTTAATGTAGATTCATGAAGTGTATAGATAAGTTGTAATTCAAATGAAAAAGGATATTTTTTCAGTGTTTCTTCATTATATTTTAATGAAAAAACAGCACTATTTTCAGTTTTTTCGATCAATTGAAAATCCATATCACGAGCAAAACCGTGTCTTGGTAATTGATATTCAGTTCCATTAATAGTATAAGTGTTGTTTTTTAAAGTTCCTACAATCGGAAAAAGAACAGGCGAGTGTTTTCCCCAGAAATCAGGATTACCTTCCCAGATAAATTCTTTATTCTGATTGTTTTTTAATGAAAATAATTCTGCTCCCGCATGTTTAATAGAAGCGCTTATCTGTGAATTTGAAATAGTTGTATTCAATTTTTTGTAGTTGAAGTGAATTAATTTTATAAGGAATGTAAATGTATTTGATAAATTTTATTTTTCTAAGAAAAAGCCTCAAAATATTTTTTTGATAAATTTTTGCTAAAATTAAATT
This genomic interval carries:
- the smpB gene encoding SsrA-binding protein SmpB; protein product: MLKTVNILNKRARFDYEIIDTYTAGIVLSGTEIKSIRLGKANITESFCEFSNLELFAINTYIEEYSFGNQFNHKSRSERKLLLNKKELKTLHKNVQAKGLTIVPLKLFTNEKGLAKLQIGLCKGKKNYDKRESLKEQDTKRDLDRIKKAYN
- a CDS encoding aldose 1-epimerase family protein, which translates into the protein MNTTISNSQISASIKHAGAELFSLKNNQNKEFIWEGNPDFWGKHSPVLFPIVGTLKNNTYTINGTEYQLPRHGFARDMDFQLIEKTENSAVFSLKYNEETLKKYPFSFELQLIYTLHESTLNIEYKVINEGESKMPFSIGAHPAIALPEAFENYTLDFEKNEVLKYYILENDLISNKTEILESTNSLVPLNYKLFENDALIFKTLKSNSLTILENSKPYIKVAFEDFPSLGIWTKENAPFICIEPWLGYSDTAENSGDLFEKEGILVLDANQTFQAKFSLQIL
- a CDS encoding VF530 family protein; translated protein: MQNQSKDPLHGITLQKILESLVDHYGFDTLGELIPVKCFLSNPSIKSSLTFLRKTDWARKKVEDLYVKSLPKFTK
- a CDS encoding GNAT family N-acetyltransferase, with translation MLEFNFNPFPVIETERLILRRVTNDDAHDIFILRSNPETMKFIPRPLLKSAEDALVLIAEIEGKINTNVGINWAITLKDSPKLLGIIGYYRMQPENYRAEIGYILLPEFHGKGIIPEAVNRLIKFGFEDLKLHSIEAVIDPENFASEKVLQKCGFVKEAHFKESDFYEGRFYDKVIYSLLEK
- a CDS encoding DUF3575 domain-containing protein; translated protein: MKKLLILLVLFFTIQSQSQTFIKFNAATALVGIPNVGVETSIGEKTTFSFDVMASFWKSFNGHNPMEFYTFTAEVRYHFKEKYNGFYVGAHAGPDIYQLQKWNYWDTNLYEQGFGYRLGATIGYNIKLSDKFILDIFAGGGWHQGFYHGYYNDGTPGRYEKAPNWNKSGEWLPYRGGVMISYKL